In Spirosoma aureum, a single genomic region encodes these proteins:
- a CDS encoding S41 family peptidase, whose amino-acid sequence MKQSLLISCFMLIFCLPLAGQTLTPEQLQTDFARFRTALNEVHPEMYRYTPKPTFDSLFAVAAAKLNQPMTRQEFYVAMIPLLVALRDGHIKWIVSGRDEHYPFATEKLFPLKLYFLGEKAWVTGNYGTGNVPAGAEIVSIDGQPIAAIIQKLLSVMTFADGNRVGGKYEDLNQYFSGYYATFIASPDTFEVVFKTRDGETKAALPAVTEAGIKTYVAKNKPTGQKPFRLTHKDSNTAVMTIERFWADKSDPDFSSFLKDSFREIKQKGIQNLVLDLRHNEGGEESWGVLLATYFAEKPFRYYDHIRVRQKKKYSFPVWTSKLYMKFRWLAVKKQGDGYVFTKQRGLKMQKPNRDAYHGNLYALINGTSFSVTSEFAARLHADRKSRSGGVTFVGQETGGGYKLDTSGLFAITQLPNSKIDLGIGMFGFHMANVSDYPHQGRGIIPDHPVDPTIDDILNRYDRIMEYALKLAQSQKSPLTKAE is encoded by the coding sequence ATGAAACAAAGCCTCTTAATTTCCTGCTTCATGCTGATTTTCTGTTTGCCGCTTGCCGGGCAGACACTGACGCCAGAACAACTCCAGACCGATTTCGCCCGATTCCGGACAGCCTTGAACGAAGTTCATCCGGAGATGTATCGCTATACGCCCAAACCCACGTTTGATTCACTCTTTGCAGTGGCGGCTGCGAAATTGAACCAGCCAATGACCCGGCAGGAGTTTTACGTGGCCATGATTCCCTTGCTGGTTGCTTTACGTGATGGGCACATAAAATGGATAGTATCGGGCCGGGATGAACATTATCCATTTGCTACCGAAAAGTTATTTCCGCTGAAACTGTATTTTCTGGGCGAGAAAGCGTGGGTAACCGGAAACTACGGCACAGGTAATGTTCCTGCCGGGGCTGAAATTGTCTCGATCGATGGGCAACCGATTGCTGCGATTATTCAGAAATTGCTTTCAGTCATGACGTTTGCCGATGGCAATCGCGTAGGTGGCAAATACGAAGATCTGAATCAGTACTTCTCGGGCTACTATGCCACCTTTATTGCATCGCCTGATACGTTCGAGGTGGTTTTTAAAACCCGTGATGGAGAAACAAAAGCTGCTTTACCGGCTGTTACCGAAGCCGGTATCAAAACCTATGTCGCGAAGAATAAACCCACTGGTCAAAAACCATTTCGGTTGACACACAAAGATTCGAATACAGCCGTAATGACCATTGAACGCTTCTGGGCTGATAAAAGCGATCCGGATTTCAGTTCCTTTTTGAAAGATTCCTTTCGGGAAATCAAGCAGAAAGGTATTCAGAATCTGGTCCTTGACCTACGCCATAACGAAGGAGGGGAGGAGTCGTGGGGCGTTTTACTGGCTACGTATTTTGCCGAAAAGCCGTTTCGTTATTATGATCACATCCGTGTTCGCCAGAAGAAAAAATATTCGTTTCCCGTCTGGACATCGAAGCTGTACATGAAATTTCGGTGGCTGGCAGTAAAGAAACAGGGCGACGGTTACGTATTTACAAAGCAGCGGGGTTTGAAAATGCAGAAACCTAACCGTGATGCCTATCATGGCAACCTCTACGCGCTGATCAATGGGACCAGTTTTTCAGTAACCTCTGAGTTCGCTGCTCGATTACACGCCGATCGAAAATCCCGATCTGGCGGAGTAACATTCGTTGGGCAGGAAACCGGAGGAGGCTATAAGCTCGATACCAGCGGTCTCTTTGCAATTACGCAATTACCCAATTCTAAAATTGACCTGGGTATTGGCATGTTTGGCTTTCACATGGCCAATGTGTCTGATTACCCGCATCAGGGCCGGGGCATCATTCCTGACCACCCGGTTGACCCTACTATCGATGACATTCTGAATCGGTACGATCGAATCATGGAATATGCCCTAAAGCTTGCTCAATCGCAGAAGTCGCCCCTGACGAAGGCGGAATAA
- a CDS encoding LytR/AlgR family response regulator transcription factor: MTILIIEDEELTARKLQRLLLDIEPTAIVVGMTVSVDESVDWLRSNAQPDLIFMDIELADGQSFDIFNHVAITSPVVFTTAYDEYAIKAFKVSSIDYLLKPIKEDDLRRALAKLQALKEVLVSQTGTAGPSGLEASLAGLLQQLRETPLIAPAAPPLISGMNEANQPYRDRFMIKQGQRLFSIEVDEVAYFVTRNKMSFLKTKEGSEWLIDYTLDELSQMLDPRRFFRLNRQIIAELRSVDKVHLYFNGKLKVDMRPVFDEEVVVSREKAGEFKLWLGE; the protein is encoded by the coding sequence ATGACCATTCTCATCATTGAAGACGAAGAACTGACTGCCCGAAAACTTCAGCGATTGCTGCTGGATATAGAGCCAACGGCCATTGTGGTGGGTATGACAGTTAGTGTCGACGAGTCGGTTGACTGGCTACGATCGAATGCTCAGCCAGATCTGATTTTTATGGACATTGAACTGGCCGATGGACAGAGTTTTGATATTTTCAACCATGTCGCCATTACCAGCCCCGTTGTGTTTACAACAGCTTACGACGAATATGCCATTAAGGCCTTCAAAGTCAGCAGTATAGACTATCTGCTGAAGCCAATAAAAGAAGATGACCTGCGTCGGGCATTGGCCAAACTTCAGGCGCTTAAGGAGGTATTGGTAAGCCAAACGGGAACAGCTGGTCCGTCGGGACTGGAAGCTTCTCTGGCAGGGCTGCTCCAGCAGTTGCGGGAAACACCGTTGATTGCGCCAGCTGCACCGCCCCTGATTTCTGGCATGAATGAAGCTAATCAGCCTTATCGGGATCGTTTTATGATCAAGCAGGGGCAGCGGCTGTTTTCAATCGAAGTCGACGAGGTTGCCTATTTTGTAACCCGAAATAAGATGTCGTTCCTGAAAACGAAGGAAGGCTCAGAATGGCTGATTGACTATACACTGGATGAGTTATCGCAAATGCTTGATCCCCGGCGGTTTTTTAGACTTAACCGGCAGATCATTGCCGAACTGCGGTCGGTGGATAAGGTACATTTGTACTTTAATGGGAAGCTTAAAGTTGATATGCGTCCGGTTTTTGACGAAGAAGTGGTGGTTAGCCGCGAAAAAGCGGGTGAATTTAAGCTTTGGTTGGGTGAATAA
- a CDS encoding sensor histidine kinase, producing MEKLNDRWLRLVGIPLVSIVSNFIFFQPDNDAHHISRWMALGVSLVECVLIWEMARLGIIRARRHYPKLSQTTPRIIEQVVWFTVTTIIQRVGIVYLYDVTEFWGYPMSERAYWLNTLIPFLFTVPMATIYEARYLYRQWWVTYYEAEQLKKQALQSQLDSLKAQINPHFLFNSLSTLSSLVSENPKQAERFIEELALVYRYVLQTNEQPLTTLDSELQFIRAYFHLLQMRFGRSVELEISVDEPYYSLLIPPLTLQLLVENAVKHNAALPNRPLVIRIYTDQARRLFVCNTVRKKQNLVPSNRTGLANITAKYRLLGQPPVVVEQTDEHFQVMIPLIHETRYDHSHH from the coding sequence ATGGAAAAGCTGAACGACCGTTGGCTGCGACTGGTGGGGATACCCCTCGTTTCAATCGTATCTAATTTTATTTTCTTTCAACCCGACAACGACGCTCATCACATCAGTCGCTGGATGGCGTTGGGAGTGAGTCTGGTGGAGTGCGTACTGATTTGGGAGATGGCCCGATTGGGTATTATCCGGGCGCGTCGGCATTACCCAAAACTTAGCCAGACAACACCCCGGATCATTGAACAGGTGGTCTGGTTCACCGTGACGACGATTATTCAACGGGTGGGCATCGTTTATCTGTACGACGTTACCGAATTTTGGGGTTACCCAATGAGCGAGCGAGCCTACTGGCTGAATACGCTGATTCCATTTCTGTTTACCGTACCGATGGCCACGATTTACGAAGCGCGGTATCTTTATCGGCAGTGGTGGGTCACCTACTACGAAGCCGAACAACTGAAGAAACAGGCGCTTCAAAGCCAGCTCGACTCGCTGAAAGCACAGATCAATCCTCATTTTCTTTTTAATAGCCTCAGTACACTCTCATCGCTGGTAAGCGAAAATCCCAAACAGGCTGAGCGATTTATCGAAGAACTGGCGCTGGTGTATCGCTACGTACTCCAGACCAACGAACAGCCATTAACTACCCTGGACAGTGAATTGCAGTTTATCCGGGCCTATTTCCATTTACTGCAAATGCGTTTTGGCCGAAGTGTTGAGTTAGAGATATCGGTCGATGAGCCGTATTATTCGTTACTCATTCCGCCCCTGACCCTGCAACTGCTGGTCGAGAATGCCGTCAAACACAATGCTGCTTTGCCAAACAGACCGTTGGTGATCCGGATTTATACCGATCAGGCCCGGCGCCTGTTTGTCTGCAATACCGTCAGGAAGAAACAAAATCTGGTGCCTTCAAACCGGACAGGACTGGCCAATATTACGGCCAAATACCGGCTTCTTGGCCAACCGCCCGTGGTTGTCGAGCAAACCGATGAGCACTTTCAGGTGATGATTCCGCTTATTCACGAAACCCGCTATGACCATTCTCATCATTGA